The Thermococcus sp. genome has a segment encoding these proteins:
- a CDS encoding GNAT family protein: MRPLVLKGKKVSLGILLKEDLSKSWEWFNDRSTVRYLFNSAHFTLPEEEEEFYEELKKNKDKMPTFAVIENETGKLVGIAGFNWINWQARWGEILYYLSPEERGRGYGTEVVKLLCEYAFRHLNLRKVWAKVHEDNAPSIRVLEKNGFTLSGRFREHIWSDGRYVDELIYERFRN, from the coding sequence ATGAGACCCCTTGTCCTCAAAGGTAAGAAAGTCTCGTTGGGAATCCTCCTGAAGGAAGACCTGAGCAAAAGCTGGGAGTGGTTCAACGACAGGAGCACAGTCAGGTATCTCTTCAACTCGGCCCACTTCACACTGCCAGAGGAAGAGGAGGAGTTCTATGAGGAGCTGAAGAAGAACAAGGATAAGATGCCGACGTTTGCCGTGATTGAAAACGAAACTGGAAAACTCGTCGGCATAGCGGGCTTCAACTGGATTAACTGGCAAGCAAGGTGGGGGGAGATACTCTACTACCTCTCGCCGGAAGAAAGGGGGAGGGGCTACGGTACCGAGGTCGTTAAACTTCTCTGCGAGTACGCCTTCAGGCATCTCAACCTACGCAAGGTCTGGGCGAAGGTGCACGAGGACAACGCGCCCTCAATAAGGGTTCTTGAAAAGAACGGCTTTACATTGAGCGGCCGCTTCAGGGAGCACATCTGGAGCGATGGGAGATACGTGGACGAGCTGATTTACGAGCGTTTCAGGAATTGA